A genomic window from Flavobacterium phycosphaerae includes:
- a CDS encoding BatD family protein: MKVMLPNYWVILNRDKEHEKYICPFLCLLSMSLFAQPKKVTTTVNVTKNKIGAEFKLTLKTDVDTLSKVKFPEAKNFGALEVIQSYKIDTIKNGARYELIKKYGLTQFDSGKYTIPRIPVMINGKLSFSDSIKVEVNDVKVDTLKQKMYDIKDIAQVESPIGLWWIYILIVLAIAVAGFLFTNSSKKDKPAKSQKRLSSKLRLKKPLLCYSN; the protein is encoded by the coding sequence ATGAAAGTTATGTTACCAAATTATTGGGTTATTTTAAATCGAGATAAAGAACATGAAAAATACATTTGCCCTTTTTTATGCTTGCTCTCGATGTCACTTTTCGCTCAACCGAAAAAAGTAACAACCACTGTTAATGTTACCAAAAACAAAATCGGAGCTGAATTCAAGTTGACCTTAAAAACCGACGTTGATACATTATCCAAAGTAAAATTCCCGGAAGCCAAAAACTTCGGAGCTTTGGAGGTGATTCAATCCTATAAAATTGACACGATTAAAAACGGTGCGCGGTATGAATTAATCAAAAAATACGGTTTAACGCAATTTGATTCCGGGAAATATACCATTCCGAGAATTCCCGTTATGATTAACGGTAAACTTTCTTTTTCCGACAGCATTAAGGTTGAAGTCAACGACGTAAAAGTCGACACGCTGAAACAAAAAATGTACGACATCAAAGACATTGCTCAAGTAGAAAGCCCAATTGGTTTATGGTGGATTTATATTTTGATTGTATTAGCCATTGCTGTTGCCGGATTTTTATTTACAAATTCATCAAAAAAAGACAAACCGGCGAAAAGCCAGAAGCGATTGTCTTCAAAACTCCGATTGAAAAAGCCACTACTTTGCTACAGCAATTAG
- a CDS encoding DUF58 domain-containing protein, which yields METKDLLKKVRKIEIKTRRLSDHIFSGEYHTSFKGRGMTFSEVRQYQFGDDIRAIDWNVTARYNEPYVKVFEEERELTMMLMVDISGSESFGTKNQLKSEIVTEIAATMAFSATQNNDKIGLILFSDQIELYIPPKKGKSHVLRIIRELIEFQPKSKKTDLSQALKFLSGTQKKKAIVFVISDFMVDDDYEKTLKIAGKKHDITGVRVYDIREEKMPNIGMVEMEDAETGEILAVNTGSKKTRLSYEKQYQDKVNYFKDIFSKCGSGTVNTRVDESYVTKLLGYFKSR from the coding sequence ATGGAAACCAAAGACTTACTCAAAAAAGTTCGTAAAATTGAAATCAAAACCCGAAGATTGAGTGATCATATCTTCTCGGGCGAATACCACACGTCGTTCAAAGGTCGTGGTATGACGTTTTCGGAAGTGCGACAATATCAGTTTGGTGACGACATTCGTGCCATCGACTGGAATGTGACCGCACGCTACAACGAACCTTATGTCAAAGTTTTTGAAGAAGAACGCGAACTGACCATGATGTTAATGGTGGACATTTCGGGTTCGGAAAGTTTTGGTACCAAAAACCAACTTAAAAGTGAAATCGTTACCGAAATTGCTGCAACTATGGCCTTTTCGGCGACACAAAACAACGACAAAATCGGACTGATTTTATTCTCCGACCAAATCGAATTATACATTCCGCCCAAAAAAGGAAAATCACACGTTTTGCGTATCATTCGTGAACTGATTGAATTCCAACCGAAAAGCAAAAAAACCGACTTGTCTCAAGCCTTGAAATTCTTATCGGGAACACAAAAAAAGAAAGCGATAGTATTTGTTATTTCTGATTTTATGGTTGACGACGATTACGAGAAAACCTTAAAGATTGCCGGAAAAAAACACGATATTACCGGAGTTAGAGTTTACGATATCCGCGAAGAAAAAATGCCTAACATAGGAATGGTAGAAATGGAAGATGCCGAAACCGGAGAAATTTTAGCCGTAAATACAGGCTCTAAAAAAACGCGATTGAGCTACGAAAAACAATACCAAGACAAAGTGAATTACTTCAAAGATATCTTTTCAAAATGCGGTTCAGGAACCGTGAATACTCGCGTGGATGAAAGTTATGTTACCAAATTATTGGGTTATTTTAAATCGAGATAA
- a CDS encoding AAA family ATPase: MEENGTALDIRAINEKIERESAFIDLLTLEMNKVIMGQKHMVERLLIGLLGQGHILLEGVPGLAKTLAINTLSQAVQGSFSRIQFTPDLLPADVVGTMIYNIKANEFSIKKGPIFANFVLADEINRAPAKVQSALLEAMQEKQVTIGDTTFKLDKPFLVLATQNPIEQEGTYPLPEAQVDRFMLKTVIDYPKIDEERMVIRQNLRGAYEKVNPVVSIDQILRAQEAVREVYMDEKIEKYILDIIFATRYPEKYKLESLKPLIGFGASPRGSINLANAAKCYAFIKRRGYVIPEDVRAVVHDVLRHRIGVTYEAEAENITSVDIINKIVNEIEVP, encoded by the coding sequence ATGGAAGAAAACGGTACTGCTTTAGACATCAGAGCAATTAATGAAAAAATAGAAAGAGAAAGTGCTTTTATCGACTTACTGACCTTGGAAATGAACAAGGTCATCATGGGTCAAAAACACATGGTAGAACGATTGTTAATTGGACTTTTAGGACAAGGGCATATCCTTTTGGAAGGTGTTCCGGGTTTAGCAAAAACCTTAGCTATAAATACCTTGTCACAAGCCGTTCAAGGAAGCTTCAGTCGTATTCAGTTTACTCCTGATTTATTGCCTGCCGATGTAGTCGGAACCATGATTTACAACATTAAAGCCAATGAGTTTTCGATTAAAAAAGGGCCCATCTTTGCTAATTTCGTGTTAGCCGATGAGATTAACCGTGCCCCGGCCAAAGTACAATCGGCTTTACTGGAGGCGATGCAGGAAAAACAAGTTACCATTGGTGATACAACATTCAAATTAGACAAACCGTTTCTGGTTTTAGCCACACAAAATCCAATTGAACAAGAAGGAACTTACCCATTACCGGAAGCTCAAGTAGACCGTTTCATGTTGAAAACGGTAATTGATTATCCAAAAATTGATGAGGAACGCATGGTAATTCGTCAAAACTTGAGAGGAGCCTACGAAAAAGTAAATCCTGTTGTTAGCATCGACCAAATTCTTCGCGCTCAAGAAGCCGTTCGTGAAGTTTATATGGATGAAAAAATCGAAAAATACATTCTGGATATCATCTTCGCGACACGTTATCCTGAGAAATATAAATTAGAAAGTTTAAAACCACTTATCGGTTTCGGAGCTTCGCCTCGTGGAAGTATCAATTTGGCCAATGCCGCTAAATGTTATGCCTTTATCAAACGTCGCGGGTATGTAATTCCGGAAGACGTTCGTGCTGTAGTACATGACGTATTACGTCACAGAATCGGAGTTACTTATGAAGCGGAAGCCGAAAACATCACTTCGGTTGACATCATCAACAAAATCGTAAACGAAATTGAAGTTCCTTAG
- a CDS encoding aldo/keto reductase, producing the protein MQTKLSPIVAGTMNWGIWDKKLTTSEMEHLIHICIENKITTFDHADIYGNYTTEADFGKAFGQSTIDRKKIQLISKCGIQHINGRDNKIKHYDYSKKYILWSVENSLKNLQTDYLDVLLLHRPSPLMEADGIAEAVAKLKQEGKIIDFGVSNFTASQTELLRQKTEISYNQVQFSATHHEAMLDGSFDYMQLHNIRPMSWNPLGTVFREDIEQTRRLKKLLAQLVEKYHLGADTILLAWILKHPAKVIPVAGTVNIARIQALMKATELQLEQEDWFAIWTESMGNKVP; encoded by the coding sequence ATGCAAACAAAACTTTCACCTATAGTGGCCGGAACTATGAATTGGGGTATTTGGGACAAAAAACTCACCACTTCCGAAATGGAGCATCTGATACACATCTGTATCGAAAACAAAATCACCACTTTTGACCATGCGGATATTTATGGTAATTATACCACCGAAGCTGATTTTGGTAAAGCATTCGGGCAAAGTACTATTGACAGAAAAAAAATTCAATTGATTTCCAAATGTGGGATTCAACATATCAATGGCCGGGATAATAAAATCAAGCATTATGATTATTCTAAAAAGTATATCCTTTGGTCAGTAGAAAATTCATTGAAAAATTTACAGACAGATTATTTAGATGTGCTGTTATTACACCGTCCGAGCCCTTTAATGGAAGCTGATGGAATTGCAGAAGCAGTGGCTAAATTAAAGCAAGAAGGAAAAATTATTGATTTCGGAGTGTCTAATTTCACAGCCTCTCAAACGGAATTACTTCGCCAAAAAACCGAAATCAGTTACAACCAAGTGCAGTTTTCGGCTACGCACCACGAAGCGATGTTGGATGGTAGCTTTGATTATATGCAGTTACACAACATCCGTCCGATGAGCTGGAATCCGCTGGGAACCGTTTTCAGAGAAGACATCGAACAAACCCGCCGTTTGAAGAAACTTTTGGCGCAATTGGTTGAAAAATATCATTTGGGAGCGGATACGATTTTATTGGCTTGGATTTTAAAGCATCCGGCAAAAGTTATTCCGGTAGCAGGGACAGTAAATATTGCTCGAATTCAGGCCTTAATGAAAGCTACTGAATTGCAATTGGAACAAGAAGATTGGTTTGCCATTTGGACCGAAAGCATGGGAAATAAAGTTCCGTAA
- a CDS encoding ATP-binding protein, with the protein MINKRLLVKNLLAHNDESSFYDKKRQLNLHTKEGKAKFLKHICALSNSNPSNNSYIVVGVEDQENEILGDDFFDDSRIQNLVNAYLENPPKIQYENVPFPNLPKDKVVGLVTIKPKHKTSFFKKNIHTILANTVFVRVGSNSMPTEEKIPYSKQNIETVISIENNSRNSIAYTLDGVIDFMNNRHKDMTSKYKVFKELFVICWAGIPKKVRDTTYLSRVDIELINEQVKLFYSALDVVSISYDQQSFTIIEHVPLGLNDKTSYYPLEQLTIRFFDNGYYKMETQMLFEPPAYNKKMLHHIYNSNVALLSKMQKGISLSEREEKDLENFSSTLMICYLNGFEDAKQKLIEAKPLLKAQPNATVYLSFKEAMRILRKMKYNKNNA; encoded by the coding sequence ATGATTAATAAGCGCTTACTTGTCAAAAACTTACTGGCTCACAACGATGAGAGTAGTTTTTATGATAAGAAGCGTCAATTGAATTTGCATACCAAAGAAGGAAAAGCCAAGTTTTTGAAACACATTTGTGCTTTGTCTAATTCCAATCCTTCTAACAATTCCTATATCGTTGTGGGTGTAGAAGATCAGGAAAACGAAATTTTGGGTGATGATTTTTTTGATGACAGCAGGATTCAGAATTTAGTGAATGCTTATCTGGAAAATCCCCCAAAAATTCAATACGAAAATGTACCGTTTCCCAATTTGCCCAAAGACAAAGTAGTGGGTTTGGTTACCATTAAACCCAAACACAAAACGTCTTTTTTTAAGAAAAACATCCACACCATTTTAGCCAATACCGTTTTTGTTCGTGTGGGCAGTAATTCTATGCCGACGGAAGAAAAGATTCCGTATTCCAAACAAAATATAGAAACTGTTATCAGTATTGAAAATAATTCGCGCAACAGTATTGCCTATACACTGGATGGTGTCATTGATTTTATGAATAACCGCCATAAGGATATGACTTCTAAGTACAAAGTCTTCAAAGAGTTGTTTGTAATTTGTTGGGCAGGCATTCCGAAAAAAGTCAGAGACACAACTTATCTTTCGCGTGTTGATATTGAGTTGATTAACGAACAAGTTAAGTTGTTTTATTCAGCACTTGATGTGGTTTCGATTAGTTATGATCAACAAAGTTTTACCATTATTGAGCACGTTCCGTTGGGATTGAATGATAAAACCAGTTACTATCCGCTGGAACAATTGACCATTCGTTTTTTTGACAATGGGTATTATAAAATGGAAACCCAAATGCTCTTTGAACCACCAGCTTACAATAAAAAAATGTTGCATCATATTTACAATTCTAATGTAGCTTTGCTGTCGAAAATGCAAAAAGGAATTTCACTGTCAGAGCGCGAAGAAAAGGATTTAGAGAATTTTTCTTCTACCTTAATGATTTGTTATCTTAATGGTTTTGAAGATGCCAAACAAAAACTGATTGAAGCCAAACCGCTTTTGAAAGCACAACCCAATGCCACGGTTTATTTGAGTTTTAAAGAAGCCATGCGCATTTTGAGAAAAATGAAATACAACAAAAACAATGCATAG
- a CDS encoding metallophosphoesterase, with protein sequence MHRTLVIGDIHGGLRGLHQILERAQVTTEDKLIFLGDYVDGWSESPQVLDFLIELNNRQDCVFIRGNHDELLLDWLAGDTKNIDETMWYHHGGEATVLAYEKVTAETKRHHVNFLKTLQNYHLDGQNRLFIHAGFTNLNGIAYEYFPKLFYWDRTLWETALALDPMLSKNSPSYPRRLKLYHEIYIGHTPVTRIDQTIPVKKACIWNVDTGAAFKGPLTIMDVDSKEFWQSEPLNDLYFNEKGRN encoded by the coding sequence ATGCATAGAACACTGGTAATTGGCGACATACACGGCGGATTACGCGGCCTGCACCAAATTTTAGAACGAGCCCAAGTCACTACAGAAGACAAACTTATCTTTTTGGGCGATTATGTTGATGGTTGGAGCGAATCACCACAAGTACTGGATTTTTTAATCGAGTTGAACAACCGGCAGGACTGTGTTTTTATTCGAGGAAATCATGATGAATTGTTGTTAGATTGGCTGGCCGGTGATACCAAAAATATAGACGAAACTATGTGGTACCATCACGGTGGTGAAGCAACGGTTTTGGCTTATGAAAAGGTAACAGCAGAAACCAAACGCCATCATGTTAATTTTTTAAAAACGTTGCAGAATTATCATTTAGACGGGCAAAACCGATTGTTCATTCATGCCGGGTTCACTAATTTGAATGGTATTGCATACGAGTATTTTCCAAAATTATTTTACTGGGACAGAACGCTTTGGGAAACGGCTTTGGCCTTAGACCCTATGTTGTCTAAAAACAGTCCGTCTTACCCAAGACGATTGAAGTTGTATCACGAGATTTACATTGGTCACACACCGGTTACCCGAATTGACCAGACGATTCCGGTTAAGAAAGCTTGTATTTGGAATGTTGATACCGGAGCTGCTTTCAAAGGTCCTTTGACGATTATGGATGTTGACTCTAAGGAGTTTTGGCAAAGTGAGCCTTTGAATGATTTGTATTTTAACGAAAAAGGGAGGAATTAA
- a CDS encoding DUF6646 family protein, translating to MKKIITLMAIVIVSLANAQAYKGKGDIKGQVGMNIQDHGTGINTSADFGIGENMSYGFVASYLLSVEEAAGIKPKFEDRADFKVRFNANLGNVFGFEKNMDIYPGLSLGTRNFGGHLGFRYFFTSGFGVYAEGGAPIAKYDTNTEGFEHYNNQFVFNIGASFNL from the coding sequence ATGAAAAAAATAATCACGCTAATGGCAATTGTCATAGTAAGTTTGGCCAATGCGCAAGCCTACAAAGGAAAAGGAGACATTAAAGGTCAGGTAGGAATGAACATTCAGGACCACGGAACCGGTATCAACACTTCGGCAGATTTTGGTATAGGCGAAAACATGTCGTATGGCTTTGTGGCGTCTTATTTACTTTCGGTAGAGGAAGCGGCAGGCATTAAACCTAAATTTGAAGACAGAGCTGATTTTAAAGTCCGTTTCAATGCTAACTTAGGGAACGTATTCGGGTTTGAGAAAAACATGGATATTTATCCCGGATTGAGTTTGGGCACCCGTAATTTCGGTGGTCATTTAGGGTTCCGTTATTTCTTCACGAGCGGATTTGGTGTGTATGCCGAAGGAGGAGCTCCAATCGCAAAATATGATACAAACACAGAAGGTTTCGAACATTATAACAATCAGTTTGTTTTTAATATCGGCGCCTCTTTCAACTTATAA
- a CDS encoding PhnA domain-containing protein has product MSIVTEKRLKDRSGSKCEISGSEENLVVYVVAPKTEATPENCILITKSLKDQIENPDTTNPNDWRGLSDSMWNENLPVQIVSWRMLARLKSVDLLEMMYLDEEALEWAKATGEDQDDEGKIVHKDSNGNILFDGDSVVLIKDLDVKGANFTAKRGAAVHNIKLVWDNAEQIEGRVEGQHIVILTQYVKKTK; this is encoded by the coding sequence ATGAGTATTGTTACAGAAAAAAGATTAAAAGACCGAAGCGGTTCCAAATGCGAAATCAGCGGAAGCGAAGAAAATTTAGTAGTGTATGTAGTAGCCCCAAAAACAGAAGCTACGCCCGAGAATTGTATCTTGATTACAAAATCGTTAAAAGATCAAATCGAAAATCCGGATACCACCAATCCCAACGATTGGAGAGGGTTAAGTGATAGTATGTGGAATGAGAATCTTCCTGTGCAAATTGTTTCTTGGCGCATGTTGGCGCGTTTAAAAAGCGTTGATTTGTTAGAAATGATGTACCTTGACGAAGAAGCTTTAGAATGGGCCAAAGCCACAGGAGAAGATCAGGATGATGAAGGCAAAATTGTTCACAAAGATTCCAATGGAAATATTTTATTCGATGGTGACTCGGTAGTTTTGATTAAAGATTTGGATGTGAAAGGGGCCAACTTTACAGCTAAACGTGGAGCTGCCGTGCACAACATCAAATTAGTTTGGGACAATGCCGAACAAATTGAAGGTCGTGTAGAAGGCCAGCACATAGTGATTTTGACTCAATATGTGAAGAAAACAAAGTAG
- a CDS encoding PcfJ domain-containing protein — MKTTVTTLANIAVHPKSAFTQLVERLFAENAKTIGNQGTLTSVIGTCFASMSQVQHTWKREAFRDVLLHLEAQGCYGLLRDTACINALANIASFGNKLVREIHTWKKDSCVVENQMSALIKHCFVQYEVPEFLENAFYYENKVHMLWYVQLGRGESVMSLSGFPVKFTKKMAHEFKNAPANYTVVQAIRWAQAKGYGASAEIAETLAWSSLTEHFEHEEFWATVICFLAKHETLSYDKVQEILFYIHNQFEENKNYTMEGRNWNALVKQSDEWHIYYHKRMAALNRADWETSGIHDFAKTMVYEGETIHYNIIELTNSEALYEEGYEMSHCVAEYEYECIEGSSAIFSLRKKVAETEEILATIEVALAIKTIVQAKAKYNENISLVAENLLTEWAEKEQLTLDYDEYYAGEHQVVVPQAAPLYAPQDNVAHRTKAPEVNWKLVLYIILLLAKACAMMAK; from the coding sequence ATGAAAACAACAGTAACAACATTGGCCAACATCGCGGTACATCCAAAATCTGCCTTTACGCAGTTGGTGGAGCGATTGTTTGCTGAAAACGCAAAAACCATAGGTAATCAAGGGACTTTGACCTCTGTGATCGGTACTTGTTTTGCGTCAATGAGTCAAGTGCAACACACCTGGAAAAGAGAAGCTTTCCGCGATGTATTGTTGCATTTGGAGGCTCAAGGTTGTTATGGTTTGTTGAGAGACACCGCCTGCATCAATGCCTTGGCCAATATCGCAAGCTTTGGTAACAAATTGGTGCGTGAAATCCATACTTGGAAAAAGGATTCTTGTGTAGTTGAAAACCAAATGAGCGCTTTAATCAAGCACTGCTTTGTACAATACGAAGTTCCGGAGTTTTTGGAAAATGCTTTCTACTACGAAAACAAAGTCCACATGTTATGGTATGTGCAATTGGGTAGAGGTGAAAGTGTTATGAGTTTGAGCGGTTTTCCGGTAAAATTTACCAAGAAGATGGCACACGAATTCAAAAACGCACCTGCCAATTATACTGTGGTGCAAGCTATACGATGGGCACAAGCCAAAGGTTACGGTGCTTCGGCAGAAATAGCCGAAACCTTGGCGTGGAGTTCGTTGACAGAGCATTTTGAACACGAAGAATTCTGGGCGACCGTAATTTGTTTTTTGGCCAAACACGAAACTTTGTCTTATGATAAGGTGCAGGAAATTTTGTTTTACATCCATAATCAGTTTGAGGAAAACAAAAACTACACTATGGAAGGTAGAAACTGGAACGCTTTGGTAAAGCAATCTGATGAATGGCATATATATTACCACAAGCGAATGGCTGCGCTAAACAGAGCTGATTGGGAAACCAGTGGTATACATGATTTTGCAAAAACAATGGTTTATGAAGGTGAAACCATCCATTACAACATCATAGAGTTGACCAATTCTGAAGCGTTGTATGAAGAAGGCTATGAAATGAGCCACTGTGTAGCTGAGTACGAATACGAATGTATTGAAGGTTCCTCAGCCATATTCTCTTTGAGAAAAAAAGTAGCTGAAACCGAAGAAATCTTAGCTACGATTGAGGTTGCTTTGGCAATCAAAACTATTGTTCAGGCGAAAGCCAAATACAATGAAAATATTTCTTTGGTAGCCGAAAACCTATTGACAGAATGGGCAGAAAAAGAACAATTGACATTGGATTATGACGAGTATTACGCCGGAGAACATCAGGTGGTTGTGCCTCAAGCTGCACCATTGTATGCGCCACAAGACAATGTGGCACATAGGACAAAAGCCCCTGAAGTCAACTGGAAATTGGTGTTGTACATCATCTTATTGTTGGCGAAAGCTTGTGCCATGATGGCGAAATAA
- the amaB gene encoding L-piperidine-6-carboxylate dehydrogenase yields MSTIAQQFGMTEALEILGVKAINEGTSTGNNHFSNGEVIESYSPVDGQLIGKVKTTTAADYEKVMQTASEAFKTFRLMPAPKRGEIVRQFGEKLRKYKEPLGKLVSYEMGKSLQEGYGEVQEMIDICDFAVGLSRQLHGLTMHSERPGHRMYEQYHPLGIVGIISAFNFPVAVWSWNTALAWICGDVCVWKPSEKTPLCGIACQNIIAEVLKENNLPEGISCLINGDYKVGEMMTHDKRVPLVSATGSTRMGKIVAQACAARLGNSLLELGGNNAIIVTPDADIKMTVIGAVFGAVGTAGQRCTSTRRLIIHESIYDKVKDAVTSAYKQLRIGNPLDQNNHVGPLIDTHAVEMYNKALAQVVAEGGKILVEGGVLSGEGYESGCYVKPAIAEADNSFGIVQHETFAPVLYLLKYSGDVHDAIAIQNGVAQGLSSAIMTNNLREAEAFLSVAGSDCGIANVNIGTSGAEIGGAFGGEKETGGGRESGSDAWKVYMRRQTNTINYTTSLPLAQGIKFDL; encoded by the coding sequence ATGTCAACAATTGCACAACAATTCGGCATGACCGAAGCCTTAGAAATATTGGGCGTAAAAGCCATCAACGAAGGAACCTCAACAGGAAACAACCACTTTTCAAACGGTGAAGTAATCGAAAGTTATTCTCCGGTAGATGGTCAATTAATAGGAAAAGTAAAAACTACCACTGCTGCTGATTACGAAAAAGTAATGCAAACGGCTTCGGAAGCTTTCAAAACATTCCGCTTAATGCCGGCTCCAAAACGCGGAGAAATTGTGCGTCAGTTTGGAGAAAAACTAAGAAAATACAAAGAACCACTAGGGAAATTGGTTTCATATGAAATGGGGAAATCTTTGCAGGAAGGTTACGGAGAAGTTCAGGAGATGATTGACATCTGTGACTTTGCTGTTGGTTTATCTCGTCAATTACACGGTTTAACCATGCACTCGGAACGTCCCGGACACCGTATGTATGAGCAATACCACCCGCTAGGAATCGTCGGAATCATTTCGGCTTTCAACTTCCCGGTAGCCGTTTGGTCTTGGAATACAGCACTAGCATGGATATGTGGTGATGTTTGTGTTTGGAAACCTTCTGAAAAAACACCTTTGTGCGGTATCGCTTGTCAAAATATCATCGCCGAAGTATTGAAAGAAAACAACCTTCCGGAAGGAATTTCTTGTTTGATTAACGGAGATTACAAAGTAGGTGAAATGATGACACACGACAAACGTGTTCCTTTAGTTTCGGCTACCGGTTCTACTCGTATGGGTAAAATCGTGGCTCAGGCTTGTGCGGCTCGTTTAGGAAACTCATTATTAGAATTAGGCGGAAACAATGCCATCATCGTAACTCCGGATGCTGATATCAAAATGACAGTTATCGGTGCTGTATTTGGTGCCGTGGGAACTGCAGGACAACGTTGTACTTCAACTCGTCGTTTAATCATACACGAAAGCATTTATGACAAAGTAAAAGATGCTGTAACCTCAGCTTACAAACAATTGAGAATCGGAAATCCTTTGGACCAAAACAATCACGTAGGGCCACTTATTGATACCCATGCGGTGGAAATGTATAACAAAGCCTTAGCTCAAGTAGTAGCTGAAGGCGGTAAAATATTAGTAGAAGGCGGCGTGCTTTCGGGCGAAGGCTACGAAAGTGGTTGTTATGTAAAACCAGCCATTGCTGAAGCTGACAATTCATTCGGAATCGTGCAACACGAAACGTTTGCACCGGTTTTATACCTATTGAAATATTCAGGCGATGTGCATGATGCTATTGCCATTCAAAACGGTGTAGCTCAAGGACTTTCTTCTGCAATTATGACCAATAACCTAAGAGAAGCTGAAGCTTTCTTATCAGTAGCCGGTTCAGATTGTGGTATTGCCAATGTAAACATAGGAACTTCGGGAGCTGAGATTGGCGGTGCTTTTGGTGGAGAAAAAGAAACCGGAGGCGGAAGAGAATCAGGTTCTGACGCTTGGAAAGTATACATGAGAAGACAAACCAATACTATCAACTACACTACCAGTTTGCCATTGGCACAAGGAATCAAATTTGATTTGTAG
- a CDS encoding 3-hydroxyanthranilate 3,4-dioxygenase — translation MSIAKPFNLHQWIDENRHLLKPPVGNKNLYIDSDDYIVMIVAGPNARKDYHYNETEELFYQLEGEITVYVQDNGEKKAMTLGAGDMYLHPAGVPHSPNRTESSIGLVIERKRVDSGAKDGLLWFCDNCNHKLHEVYFLLNDIEKDFLGHFEHFYNSQELRTCEKCGTVMETDSRFTAK, via the coding sequence ATGTCTATAGCAAAACCTTTCAATCTCCATCAATGGATTGATGAAAACCGACATTTATTAAAACCGCCTGTCGGCAATAAAAATTTATACATCGATTCAGATGATTATATTGTAATGATTGTGGCAGGTCCCAACGCTCGAAAAGATTATCATTACAACGAAACCGAAGAACTTTTTTACCAACTCGAAGGTGAAATCACGGTTTACGTTCAGGATAATGGGGAAAAGAAAGCCATGACCCTCGGGGCCGGTGATATGTACCTGCATCCTGCCGGTGTACCTCATTCACCCAACAGAACGGAAAGCTCCATTGGACTGGTCATTGAAAGAAAAAGGGTTGACTCGGGCGCTAAAGATGGTTTGCTTTGGTTTTGTGACAACTGTAATCACAAATTGCATGAAGTCTATTTTCTCCTCAATGATATTGAAAAAGATTTCCTTGGTCATTTCGAACATTTCTACAATTCTCAGGAGTTGAGAACCTGTGAAAAGTGTGGCACCGTGATGGAAACAGATTCTCGTTTTACAGCCAAATAA